The window CAGGTGAGGATTTGAGACAACCAATTCTCCTCTGGTATCGTCCCatttttccctctctcagTTGGCCGGTCCACATGCagacaagagacagagctcCGCAGCACATCGACGGGGTACGCTGACGAGACTCTTGGGTTACTCGAGTGCACTACTGCTGTATAAGTACATGTTAGCCCGTCTCATCAGACGCGTCACAGGGGCCCCTGTTTGACGTGAATCGTTCCTGGTATAGGATGTTTTCTTTTATGCTGTGCTAATCTTTTGAATCCCCAAAGAGTCGTTAAACACGTTAGTCGGAGTAGCTAGAACAGAGTTTCAGACGTGATCGCCAGGGCTGAGCGCAGAGGTTGTTGCGACAAGGCTCCTAACGACGCAGCTACCGCTACGGCGGCGGCTGTCACGATCCACTGTATTTGCTCTCGTCCTGCGCAATCCGTTTTACACAAATATACTTAACTGGAATACTCATTTCCGATGCTCTATTGGTGTCAGAGGGGAGCACTGCGGAACAGCCATGGGACTATGGGGTAGTCTGCTGTCAACTGCGACCGGGAAGCCCGGAGCGCCACACAGATATCCTCTAAAGCTCAGAGAGGCGTGGCGTTGCATGCAAACAACAGGCAATGACATGCAACCACTCCGACGCGTAAGTTCATAGCTGTCATAGCTGAGGTGTTTTTGTGGTGGACCTTGGTTCAGTGGGAAAGTGGAACATCGGTCCCGCTAAGACAGCAGTCGTCCCGAGAGCAGGACAATACTGGGCATTTTGGGCTGTCAGATGCCAATATGATTGTTGTCTCTGGACGccacagaggcgaggccaTGGAAAGAAAGGCGCACCGGTAGGCATCGCCTGCCGTGATCACAGTGAATTCCCAGGTTCGCCAAAAGGATTTACAGCCAAAACGAGAGATTGAACCTCACGTaagcgagggaaaacaaTTTCCTGTTATATTAGACGGGCACTCGATTAAGGGCCATAAGCTCGCCACGAAGCTGCACACGGCCTCTGAGAGAGTGCCTTCTGGCTGCCTTTTGTTTTCGCCCTCAAAATACCACTTCTGTCCCCCCTTTCCCGTGTGCACAACGACTTGGCCGGCAGACATGCTGGGTGAACGGGGGTTTCATCTTAGCTAAGTAtctgcgcctgcttcgcAAACTACCTCCGTGTGGGTTTTTCACCTCTGTCCCGGTCAGCCTCAGCTTTCGGGGCTTTGCTTGCTCCAACACACGGAAATCGGTGTTCTCCCATCCTGGCAGGCAGGCAGGCACTCCTGCCATCCGGCCGGAAAAGCAAAACCGAAAACTGCCTACTATCTCACACAAGCGCGGCCGCAGCTACGCGACGGCCGACGCCACCAGAACGATGGACAGCACACTGGTGAGCGTCACCTGTGAGGCCGTCGAACCTGCCCCGCTTTGGGACGGGGCTTCGGTTGAGGCAATCAGCGAATGTGCCTCCTCCCCTGTGAGAGTTTCAACTCCAATCAGCACTTTGCACTTGTCTGAGGACGATTTGTCTTTGCACACGAGACACAGCTGGGTGACCGGCACATCCGGCAACTGGGGAACTGTAAGTGTGTACATTGGATTGGCTGATGATCCACCATCTGTAACTCTTTTTGTTATAGTGGctgacggaagaagagactcTAGCGGAGTTGAATTCGTGCATTCGGCCGTCTGATACACATCGGTTTCCGATTCGAGAGCCATTTTTGTCCCACAAGTGAAAGAGGCGTGGTCACCTGAGTAGGAAATGCTGAAGAAGCGTTGTCCAGTGGGCGTGCTGCACtcgtctgcagagaaaagcatTTGCAGAGATTCGGGACGAACGAAAGATGAACTTACGCAGAATGCGAAATCCCGTCCAGCTCGCAtctttgcatgcgtggcgCGAGTCGCGGCACTTCTAAGCCAGACGCTCCCTATCCAATGCCGGGGCAAGAAAGACCCCAAATTGTCTCTATTCACACGCAAATGCGCTCGCCAGCATACTGTATACCGAGAGAGCGCCTCGGGGAGGAGGAGCAAGCGGGGATTAGCCGCCTCGGACCCCCCAAAACTGCTCAGTCCCTCCCTTGAGCGAATTTCCCCGGCTGAACACTGTCTTCAATGTGCGGTAGAGAAACAGCAGGCCAGAGAGACAACACGTGCGCAAGTTTTGTTTCTTTGTCAGTGCCACTTTGGGATATCTCGAGCGCGACGGTCCTCCGAAACCGAACCGAACCAGCGCTCCTCATGGTGCCACGAAGGAGCGCTACACGGACTGTTCATTGGAAACAGTCAGCAAAAGAACCTTCTCTAACTTGTGAAAAAGCCCtgtggaaaaaagagaaactaCCTCCGCTCACGGCTGCAGATGTTCCCTGAGTAAGCAGTTCTGCGTCGGTTGCGGCATAGTACTTCCGGACGGTCTTATACGGTACCTTTTGCTTTCTGGACTTACATGATGGAAGGTCTTCATCTTCTGGTTCCGCCCAGATGACAATTCGCACTATGCATGTCTTATTAGCCAATGATGCTTGACTTTCTTGATGTGAATGGACTTCCAGGGCGCTTGCTTGCACGTCTGCAGCTTTACACGCAAAGTAGACCGACCCAGCAGCTTTCGGCCACTGGGTGGTTGTGAACGAATATTCGTTGCCGGAGCTGCCTTGTGTCAGCTTTGCTCCTGGGAACTCCTCTTCGAGTTTTAGTGGATTTTTGCAGTTGGGAGAGTCGCAAAACGTCTGGTCAGAGGCGACACGGGCAGGGGACAACGTTGGAACGGAATCTCCACATTTGAACTTGACGACGCTGCCGGGGTTCTTCACGATCAATAGAAcggtctctccttctttgtcGCAAGTCACAATAtcagaggaaacagaagtACCCGCTAGTGCTTCAGTGGCTTGGCAGACGCACAGGAACAAGCTGTGGACCGAAAACATCAGGAAAAGCACGAAACTGTCGGCAAGGCGACTCCGCCGCCACTGGGAACTTCCCCGGGAGGGTTGAAACACAGTCTTCATCGTCGCGCAGgatgcacagagacaggagaacaGGTGGAAATTCTCGTACTGTGCAGTGGCATACCGCAGCTTTCTGGCACAGAGGCCACGCGCTCGTGCAGAACACCCCCGGAGATTGCCggtccgtgcatgcactaCGCTGTATACCCGCGTAGACGCGCCAGCCAGCCAAACGTTTTTCGCTGTTCGGGTCTGTGCAGTCAAAGGGACAACTAAACTAACGAGGATTCTCACAAGAACGTCCGAGGCACGCCGGATCGAGTGGTACGGGGCTCCCTGCACGGTGTGAAGCACCGGGGGAATCTAATGATGAAATCGGGTTCGTACGAAATGTTCGGTATGCGTGCACTGAGAAACGGACACAGTTTCAAGTTACCGTTTCAATTTTCATCAGATATTGCTTGGCACTTCGTCGCCGGGAGAGTTctgacagagagagaagccccGGGGTCTCGTAGCCTACGTGGTGCGGCCGCCAGCCTGAAGTCCCAGCAGTGAAAACGGCGGTACGGTCGCGGCGGTCCGGGTCGCTGACCCGTCAAGTTTTTCGTCCATCCACCGGGGTGAGCTGTGACCAGCAGCGCCCTGTACGGCCTTTAGAGGTTAACACTAGGGGTTTCGGTTCGCTGCCTTGTATGCAAGCACAGAAGCTCCACTAAACCCACAACGGATCACACACAAAGAGCATGTGAAGGTGAAACGTTTTTTCTACGTTTTTTGTGGCCGCGGATCCAACGCCAAAGGGCAAGAGTTTCCGGCCGGATACCCGTCGGGGGGCGGCGTGGTATCCAAACTATAACGAGCGCATCCGTGAAACCTTTGCATTTGCTCAGAGTTATACAGTTTGTTGGCAACCGTGTAGCCAGCGAACATTACGCTATACGACGAGCTGTCCCGTGGCAAAAATATGGCAGGATGGAAGATGGACGTGGGCGTGCGAGGAACGAAAATCTCCAGGGAGGTGCTGTGGACGCCTCCAGCTTGTTCGGGTCCTTGCTGACCAAAACAGGCTAACGCCGCGGACAGCTGCTGCTTCCTCAAAGCGCATTGTCCGTCTGGCGTTTTTGCGAATTCGCGTTGTTTCCAACGGGTCATGTGGATGATTTTTTCCACGCCCGGCAGATCTGGTTTCATCGTAGACACGTGACTGGAGCGGAAACCGTCGTCGCCACTTGCACACCTATAGTTATCTACCGTAATTTTAGATGATCCAGTCGTAGGGACCGGATGCGTGCTCTGTGCGTGGTGTTGCTGCGAACTGAACACTTCTACCTTCTTTATATCAAAGAATAGATGAGGTAGAGAGTCGAAGTTGGTGGAAAGACCAGCCTCAAAGGGACCAGCAAGCTGGATTCCAACAGGTTTCTAGGCATGGCTGAGAAGTTGAATGAGTGGCCTTTCTTGTGGTAGCAGGGTCTCTCGCGGAGAGTAGAGTAGATGGGGGCATAAATTGTGGTGGAGCGCACTTTTTGCTGCATCTTCGAACACTTCCTTCGGCACACAGTCGGTCCCTTCCGTCACGCACTTGCACTTTACGGTCGAGTTCGACTTCGATATCCTCAACGGCGGTGGTGTTTGCCCGTCTAGCAGGGGTTCATGTCGGGCATCGATGCGACGTTCCACGTTCCCCATTCCCTCATTTTGGGAATCCGTCCACCGAGTTGGAACAGAAGTTTGCAAAGTCACGCTCAGCTATAAGGCGCAGGCTACGACGGAACACCACAGAGAGTGTTTCGCGTGTCCGACTGCATGGAGTCGTCCTCTTAGGCCAAGAAAAGGTTCCAGTTCCTACATTCTGCGATCCACTCGACTTCTCCGAGGAGGGAAGTAAATTAACAGACGAATAACAACATGGGGGCCTGACACTCCTGACTCGACTTCACTAGAGCGTCACTGGAACCACCGTGGTTTCGGGGAAAGGCAGTAGTCCACATTTGCCAAAGCGAGAGTCTTGCAGTCGAATGTGGGGAACGAAAAACAACTTTAGAGAAGGCCACAGGAAGATACTGTCCTTGCTTGCTCACGTCTTGTAAAGAGGAAACTCTCGTTCCCCCCGGTGGCAGGCACTTTGCCACTTGCAGCTGCATCTTTTGTTATGTGACCCCCTCTTCTAAAGTGGAGGAAATTCTGTTTCGCCCTAGAGGAATTTGACTCACCGGTCCTCCAAGCTTTCTCTAGTGGCATGCGGAGTGTTCAGCCGTTGCTTGTTTTCCGTAAGGACAGCCAACCGGAGATAGGACCATCTCGAAAAATCAAATGCCTCCGCCATATATGTAGGAACAGTTCTctgcggagagaagctgcTCGCCTTTCACCCGCGGGAagtcgcctcttcgtcgtaCGGTCGCTGCAGGTACTTCTGCGCTAGTGTCTTCACTATGAGCCATGCAATCAAACGCCAATCGAGGCCTTCAGTGACGGCAGGACTCCAAAGCGGTTCTCATCTGACTACGACAAAAGGCTACCTGCAGCACTAGACCGCCACCCCTGCAGCGagctctttttcttcgcttgtTGTCTGCGGTTCAAACACTCTACGACCAAGCAGTACCGGCTCCAGTCTTTTACAGACTCCATGAAGGCATGGAGCCGAAAAGAGTAAGAACGGATCACGTGTACGGAGCCTGGAACTCGTCCCCAGCTGACGACAGTATATGGCAGCGGTGCTTGCACAGTTCTCTCCCAGAATATTCTGGCATATTCTGGCCCCCAAAAGCTTCTTCAGCCGTGCAGGGCGGGTTCGCACGCATCCCTCACGTTACCGCAGAAAAGCCCATGGATGCTTTCTCGAGGTCGTCGTTTCCTCACCTTCTCGGAACGGTAGGTTGCACTACGCAACGCACGCCTAAGCGGGAATGCACATTCTGGAAAGGCGACTGGAAGAAAGAGTTGCAACATTACTTGCGCTTCGTGTCGAGTTTTTCGGTGCTGTCTTCGCGGATTCACTTTGCTCGGCGGTTTTTCGGTGCTGTCTTCGCGGATTCACTTTGCTCGGCGGTCGAACCGACATTCAGGAACGACGCCATGACGGATTTCGACACACAGAACTGCGACCCGTTCCAGAGCCGGAAGTTCCTGTTACACTTGCCGCTTCGAAGCATCCCACTTTCGAAAGAATTTCCGAGGACCGATGAACTAAGGAAAAAAGTGAGATgtcctgcagagaagagaagaagcaccgGCGAGCGCCCGGCCGTgctatgcatgcacatctgGTTGCGTCTGGCTGTGTCTTCCACGGTCTTGTCTCCGAAGTGGAGACACGCGATTAAGCCTGAGAGGATCTCCGTTCCGCACGGACATCAACAGAAGAGTATGGCAGTGTGAAGCAGCTCTTCGCATCCCTCTCAGTGGATTTCGAAGTGACTCGCCGCATCCTCGATGACTCTcattttccctctctgtctcttccaccGTCTCGTCTCAAACGCTCTCTGTGGCGCCTCAGACTGATGTGGAATCCGTCTGCGCCAGAGTTGCCCACATATCCAGGCTCCCCCGACTTGATTTGAACACTCTGTACTTTGAGGGTTGCCGTATTTTCCCGCCGTTTTCCACAGTCAGACCGACACTTTCCACGATGTGCGCTGCCCCGTGCTGGTCTTCCCTCAAACGTCCCTGTTCCTCCCACCAGGGCGGGGGAATCTTCCTGGTTCCCTAACCCCAGGATGCGATATATCGAGTGCCTCCAAGGATGGCAACAAACGCCCCCCGTGAACATTTCCGGCTTCGCCATGGGGGGTTCCAGGCCCGTTCAAAAAACGGTGTGCCGCGAAAGGCACTGCGCCAGGGCGTGGGCGCTGGCGCCGTCAGCACCACATCTCAGTCCACGGCGTTTCGCTAGACGGTTCGTCAACCGGCCTCTTTGctggttttttctttccgcttcctgcGTTCTGGTGACCCTTTTTGGCCGCCCTGTCGCGGCCAGCCTGCTCTCAGAGTCGAATTCCCGTGCGACCAcccgggtgtacagacacccgagcAGCGGCTTCGAGAGCGTGACTTCGCGTGGCTTCGCTCCACCCTCTGAAGCCGCTCCGTTTATGAATTTTTCCCGCAGGCAGACCTCGCCCTGCTCGCAAGTGCTGCCTTCACGTTTGGGGAGGGGATTTTGTTCCTCTGGGAGGGCGGTGCGCCATCCCCCCTCATTGTGGAGTTCTCTAGTCGAcggcctgtcgccttcccaaAGGATGGTCGGTCAAGAGCATGACAGTGCCGCCACCCGACGCCAGTTGGCTGAGACATGCTCCAGTTCTCAGTCAAAGAGGAGGGACAATGGACGACGAGGCCTGCCAGAAACTTCTGATTCGCACCAAGAAGatggaggaaacgcgcacgGAATGAACTGGAGAAAGGCGTTCTTTCAACCCTTCTTGGCTTTCCAGTTCCCTGCGTCCTCTTGgctcttttcgccttctgtgaGATTTTTTCCCCAGTCTCGTTCCTGCTCCCACAAAACGTGGTactccttcctccttccctcctgtacgttctcttccgctccttcctctcccgggTCGCGCGTCCGGGTTCGGAaaggacaggaaggaaaCTCTTGGCACTATTCGCCGTTGGAGCTGGCGTCTGCGCTCTCCGacaggcgcggcgagcgagaacCGTCTCCTCCCCCCTCGTCTGCTGCAcgctctgcttcctctcctgacGCTGGACCATCCGGCATCTCTTCGTCGGTAAGCCCCCAGTGCCTTGGGCACATGTCTTCGTTCTGCTTTCGCTGTTGAGGCAACGAAACTCATCACATTTACGCTCTTTCAGCTTTCCACGCGGTATTAGATAAGGCATGCACAACGCCAAGCTCCAcggaagaggcagggaagacCGAAGGGCGCGtctccacgtctctctgACGGTGTCACCTAGGGACCAGAGTGCATGCTGCGCGAACGGAACAGAATGTGAAGCAAAGGCAAAGTGCCTTGCGCCGTTTCTCTGCCCTAGTGAGATATATTCAGCACAAGCCTGAGGAGCTCCAGGAAGCCTCGTGCCgaaacgagaaggcagaTACATCCCCACCTTCGCTATTCTCGATCGAATGGTCAAGAACGCCTGTTGCCTTCTTCTGGTTACTGTTGCGCTGTCCCCGTCTCTACCTGGAGACggctttctccgtttcgcaCGTTTGCTGCCTTCCCGCGGTGccctcgttttccgcttctcttcccgtccaCTCGCCGTTTTGTCCAAAAATCTCCTGGGCTACGGAGCCTGCGGCGCCATCACACAGGAACACTGGCGAGAGAAAGTTTCCCACATTTTTTGCCTTCCTATTTTAGAAAGAAACAGCAGAGGTTTCAACTCAATGCAGACGACAGGTGACGCACGGTGCTTGGCTTCCTTGTCCatcttttcgtttttctcgcctcccagGAACCCCGCTCGATCCGAGCAGGCACGGGCTTTCCAGGcgcagcctcgccgctccctgCGGCCTCAACCCCGTTCGGAGACCGGCGAGACAggctcctttctcgccctaGCAGTCGACCGGAAgagccgccttctctccagcagcCGTCGCACGCGAAGCACCAACCCACGGACAGTGTCAagcctcgtttctcgcccGATGCAGAGAACCCCCGTCGCCGCAAGTCTTCCACGATccgtcgtccttctccatcttccccCTCAGCCTCTTTATCTGCTCTCGCAtctccgcgcgcgccgtctctaGCCCCTCCCGCTGCGCGACGCCCCAATGCGAGGAGCGGAAaactgtctccgtcttcttttcctctgtcgccgcctccgtctcctttgcCCTCATCTGCGCCTtcaccttttcctcctccctctctttctccttcgttcccttctcactcccctgcctctccttccgctgAAGTGTTTCACgtggagcagagaaaaaagcgacttTCCTCGAGTTCAGGAGACGCGACAAGTGGAAGCATGCAGCGGCAGACTCCGCCGGAGGGgtcgggagagacagagggacaggagCGCAAAGGAAGAACTcccgcgaagacggagaaggaagacaagggACACAGGGCTGGAGGGAACGCGGAGAGCAAAGCCGACCGTCCCACGATGGAGGAATGCGTCGAACTACTCCAATGGCTTGTCTCTGAGAATGTCGAAGTGGACGGTGAGTCGTCCGGGCCGtgtcccgtttttctctctacCTTGCGGATGCGTTCCAACTGCccgggggaaaaggg is drawn from Neospora caninum Liverpool complete genome, chromosome X and contains these coding sequences:
- a CDS encoding SRS domain-containing protein, yielding MKTVFQPSRGSSQWRRSRLADSFVLFLMFSVHSLFLCVCQATEALAGTSVSSDIVTCDKEGETVLLIVKNPGSVVKFKCGDSVPTLSPARVASDQTFCDSPNCKNPLKLEEEFPGAKLTQGSSGNEYSFTTTQWPKAAGSVYFACKAADVQASALEVHSHQESQASLANKTCIVRIVIWAEPEDEDLPSCNAARPLDNASSAFPTQVTTPLSLVGQKWLSNRKPMCIRRPNARIQLR